The sequence below is a genomic window from Nicotiana tomentosiformis chromosome 6, ASM39032v3, whole genome shotgun sequence.
gcggtgatataagaaaatgagatattgtgaatatatttatgatttgggactacgaggcagtacctcgggagtgcccttgttgatattgatttatggccgcagttgcctttgattattcttgtgattttcttaaagttgaaaagaattccgTTTTATTCCCACGAGGTATTAAttaccattatttggtgtaattaaatggtgacatactatttgatttattttcattgtcattttatgttattatattgttaaaaattttgccatgccattatttattttccagtagggcttgacctgacctcgtcactactctaccgaggttagtcttggcacttactgggtaccactgtggtgtactcatactgtacttttgcacatcttttgtgcagatcgaggtacatcttatcagaccagacatcagtaaactagctgtacgaggagaccttgaggtatatctgccagcgtccgcatacTCCGGAgtcccttctatcttactatgttgtcttccttatttgctttagactctaatgtatagagatatagagaataaattcttagaagcttatacttatttctaccgagttttgggagttgtaattattttgaattgtagtttatttattttaaatatttattattattattctacattgataggcttacctagtcttagagactaggtgccatcacgacctcctacgaagggaatttggggtctTGACAACTTCGATTTCCTCagccccaagcttttggctagttcaagacctgcaatcatggcctcatattcggcctcgttgttagtcaattttacggtcctaatagattgtctaactatattgcctgtcggtggcttcaatacgatgcaaagtccggacccttttgcgttcgtgGCGACGTCCGTAAAGAGGATCCAGATCCTTGAAtaagtccccgagttcaacaataactctctttcgacctcggagCCACAAAGTCtgtcaaaatttgagatttaatggttgTGCGAGgctgatattcaatatcgtacccactgatttccatggcccatttggccaaccgtcttGAGAGCTCAGGcttatgcattacattcctcaatgggtaagtagtcacaacacatatggggtgacattgaaaatacggtTTCAGCTTTCTAGAGGCatttagcaaagcgagcgccaatttctccatgtgagggtatctagtttcaGCCTCGCGCtaaagtcctgctaacatagtaaattggaaattgcatacctttctCTTCCCGAACCatgactccacttaccgctacttccgataccgctaagtacaggtatAGCTTCTCGTACGTCTTCGGAGTATGAAGTAgaggtgggctcgatagataccgattgagttcctccaaggcccgttAGCACTCTAgtgtccatgagaagttatttttcttcttaaaTAGTGAGAATAATAGATGGCTCTTGTtagaggacctcgagatgaatcaccACAGGGCGACTATGCGTCTGGTTAgtctttgcacgaccttcacgttgtctacaaccgtgatatcttcgatggctttgatcttgtcgggattgatctcgattccccggttggataccatgaatccgaggaatttaccggaTCTAACTtcaaatgcacatttctccgagttcaacttcatattgtacttctttaatatgctgaaggtttcctgcaaatgtttcaaatggtcctctgctcgcagggacttaaccaacatatcgtctatataaacctccattgattttcctatttgttcctcgaacatccggtttactaggcgttggtaagtggcaccaatattttttaatccaaatggcatatTGTTATAGCAGTAAGTGATATACTTAGTGATGGAgaaggttttttcctgatcgcccgggttcatccgtatttggttgtacccgaagtaggcgtcgagaaaattgaggatctcgtggccgatcgtggcattgatcatgcgatcgatgttgggcaaagggaagaagtctttgggacatgccttattcaaatccttatagtctacacatattcttaatttattcccttttttagggactaccactacgttcgctaaccaatccgtgtatttaacctcccgaatagaccctattttaaAAGGTTTAGATACcccgtccttgatgaaagcatgtttgacctcggactgggatctcctcttctgcttgaccgggtggaacttcgggtccatgcttagcttgtgagtggttatttccggcgggatccctgtcatatcaaggtgggtccaagcgaaataatcttcgttagctataagaaattgaatgagttttttcctgagctcggggtttaACCCGTACCCGTGTATACATTTTGATTCGGCAAGTGTTCAAttagtacgacttgctccagttcctcgactGTTGATTTTGTAGCGTCGAAATCGTCGGGGGCTATGAAAGATATGGGGACTCCGTAGTCATTGTCCTCGTCTACTTCTCGTTCCTCCGATTCCGTCGAGGCTGGTAttagtgattgctatttggccctgTCTTTGATCATTCGATTCGGATCCTCCGATGTCGAGAGTATGGATGccgggatcacctcatcgaccgcaaacatctcCTTGGCAGCCGGTTATTCCCCATAAACTGTTTTGATTTCTccgggtgttgggaatttcagcacctggtgcagtgttgagggtattgctctcatgttgtggatccatggcctcccgaacaacacgttgtatctcatgtcccccttcgattacatagaacttggcttcctATACGGTCCTGACgacgttcaccggtaatgttatctcccctttagtggtctcgcatgccatgttgaacccgttcaggACTCGGACTGCAGGTACGATATGATCTTAtaggccgagttgttccacgaccctcgatctgatgatgttggctgagctacctggatcaattaatacacGCTTAATTCGAGATTTCTTTACGAGTaccgatattaccagtgcatcgttgtggggtTGTACGATCCCCTCAGTGTcttcgtcgttgaaagacaaggttcctttcgATACGTAATACCGAGTTCgttttttcccttgtgatggatactttggtgcgcttcaacaCCGACCCCTATGGAATGTCGACCCCagcgatgatcatgttaatgacgtacCGAGGTTCCTCCTGCTTGGTCTGCTTATTAGaatccctgttcctgaagtggttcttggcccgatcacttaggaactctcggagatgtccgttgttgaacaaccgggccacttcttctcttaATTATCGACAGTCTTATgttttgtggccatgggtgccgtgatatttgcacattaggttggAATCCCTTTGGGCTAGATCGGACTATAAAGGTccaggccatttggtatctttgatgcgtccgatggcagatacgatagcggcgacatcgacgttgaagttgtactctgataatccttgcgcttctttaggcccgacggGCCTGTCGAAGCTCTTTTTGCTCATGACTCCATGGTTGCTCTGATctcggtcatttctcctttcatttcttgTAGGGTTGCGCCCGGGTCCACtgcttcttcggtctccattgtacCGTTGTACGGCTGATACCGATCCCTTTTTTatctcggttcacgatcgatgtctctcttgactctgtcgatagTTCTGACGGGATACACTGACCCGGAAGGGGGCCCAAGCTGACGGGATACACTGACCCGGAAGGGggcccaagctgatcatcttcaaCCATAATTTTTAATTGATACCGATTATGGACATCGGCCCAAGTGACAGCCGAATATTCTACcaggttttgtttcaactgatGTGAAGCCAACGAGCTCCGAATATTGAGTCattgggtgaaagcctgaacggcccaatcatctgcgaccggtggcaggtccatccattccatttgaaatcgggacacgaactctctgagcatctcattatccttctgttttactttgaaaaggtctcacttcctggtctcgaccttaatagccccggcgtgtgcttttatgaaggaatctgcaagcatagcaaacaagTCAATAGAACTAGGAGGTAAATTgagataccatatcatagctccttttgatagggtctccccgaactttttcaacaagacaaactcgatctcatcatcctccaagtcgttccctttgatggcacatgtgtaggaggtcacatgctcatttgggtcggttgttccgttgtacttaggaatctcgggcatgcgaaacttcttaggTATCGGCTTTGGAGCcgtgctcggaggaaaaggtttttgaacgaaattcttggaatccaggactttcaatattggcggtgctcctgggatttggtcgaccctggaattgtaggttttcacctttttgtcattagcttgaAATTTTTCTTCTCCCCTAATTCTACcaattttgtcagttcctcaagcatctttatgatctcggggttagtccccaaTTCGTTTTCATTCGACATCTCTGcgaccggttcatccctgcgggtgacttcccgggatgGATCGGGTTCAATTCTGCTCGGCACGcgactttggttctgtaactaGGCTATCACCGCCTGttaagcttgcaacatttcgaagatcactcgtAAATTGATCCCGTCTCTTCCAATGTTTTGTGTATTTTGGGCtaccgatcgggctccaccatggacgctattctcggggtcggtaggcagatTTGtattgatggccacatgcgagttaACGTCAATCGGGTCCGCGAACGGAATTTCGATAGGATCAGCGGGCGGTACCTCGTCACTGGGCActatattgttattttcatcgTGATGGCCGgactcattgtcaacatgtaAAGGTGCTAAccgagagtttgacattttgagttttaacctgaaattagagacacttcaaagaacaagtgtacaATAGTGTGTGATATGgaaatttatatcaaataaccactattatccttagccccacggtgggcgccatgctgtttaccctcaaaatcggataacaattaaatttgtaagtggatttaaggatatgcggattaacttgacacaaagtgctaaattaagttgcaattgaaataaacgataacaaaataaattcaaaccacacgaattggacaATTTCAGTCCTGGAAGTCGGTCACCCTCAAACCCGATTCACTTCGATCGGTATCAAGATACATAAGAATAAGagtttaaagagaaaaataataatgtattgcttttgaGTGCGCGTTACAATATGTTTTataaattatcagaccccctttatatagtagatgagtcatactttaggtacaattctataaaaggtagaAAATCTCTTGATGTTCTGATTACCGGTTTCTTATTGATACATgtcgagattcccgccgtaatatccgaccggtcacagatatttcggtcttctgttggctatgctaacaatgtttcttcgagttcgttcgaggctaggatcgattccgggatcacggcctcgatattctcgaaggcaagCGTTCTGCCCCCAGATTCTTGCCCGGAGagacttggggtcgatcttcagtcctttattgcTATGTTTCGAGCCCGACCTACCATGTTGTAGGCGAACTCGATTTTGATCGTATACAACCAACAAGTCAAATTGTCGATCTGCACTACACAAGACTTAGAAAGATAAAAAGAGTCGTTTGTTAATATATATACAATACACAAATATCGTTTCAAATTTACACCGATTATATTGACCTTTAGACCACATAGGTAACAGTATGCGATGCACTACTCGTAGAGATATTTACAATCCCAAACAATTCCTTTAGAGTGTTAGGCACATATTCAGAATTATTTTGTTTTGTTACAAGTAGTCTAATTTcacttaattaattaaattatatccTTATAAAACTTATTAATACTCTCACACTACTGTTCAATTTTAATGTCTTTCTCAACTGTATTTCTAATTCGATTTTTAATTTCAGACCCTTTTGAGGAGGGTATCATTTTGGTTAACATTAGTCTGATCAAATgtataactaaaataaaataattatggaCTAGAATTGGACTCttctaaaaaaaaattatattctatTTTTCTAATTAATATGCTAATGTTTGGTCAAATACATAATTTAAGATACTGATTCGATTTATATAGACTTATGTAGTTTTTTTTGGATAGGTTGTACAATAGTTTTTTTACATTTTGTAATTCTGCATTAAaattcctttttaaaaaaaatttatatagGAGGGTGTAAAATGATATAATTATCACATCTCACATAAGATTTTTTAGGAGTTTCGGcacaattttataaaatttttgaACAAGACCATTCTTTGCATTTAAGTTTTGCGTTTGATAATCAAATTCTTTCACATTTATATATTATGTTAGTGTTAGTAGTAAATAAAAATTACAGtaattactaaaaagaaaattgGAGAGATTTCAGGCGCCAAAATGCACAAAAAGCCCGCGCCTTTCTCCCTCCATGCACTAAACACCCCCGCCCTTTATTTCAAGTTGTCAACTCATTTCTAACCTCATTTTCACCTACACATTTCACGGTTTCATTGTCGCCGGCGAAAAGTGGCGGATTCCAaatttagacaccattatttcCGATTTAAAAACTGAAATATGTATCTAACTCTTTAATAAGTACAAGTTATTTTTGGATCCGTCACTTGTTCTAAGCGCCGGCGAAGTACAAATGCAGGGTCGCCAACACCACCCTCACACCGCCACTCCTATCGCCGACGTTATCCTCCCTAAGCGAGGCAAAAAACGGGGTAGTTACAGCTGTGGTCGTTGTGGTGTTCCTAAAAAAGGCCACGTTTGCAGTTTTCCTAAGGACCTTAATCCTATTAGTAATCCAAACCCTAATCTCACTCCTAGTCACAGTCCTAATCCCAGTCCTGATCCTGAATCATTCCGTTTGCCTTCTCCACTCTCAGTCGTCCGTCCTCAGCCTCCGCCACCTCCTCCGCCGCCGCAGCAACGTCTTATACTCCCGCAACTCCGGCGAGCACTTTCATTCGATGACATTGATGTTACTGACACATGTAAATCTGATGACGAGGAAGAAGAATTTTTTTCCGATCAGGATAATGAATCGGAACTAATCGGGTCCGGGTCTGGAAAGTTGCCGGGGTATTGTTTATGGGAGGTTTTTAAGAGATTGCCGCCTCCGGCGTTGCTGGCAGCGGCTAGGGTTTGTAAAGGGTGGAGGGATACTTCTAGAAAGGTGTGGAAGTCTGCGGAGGAACTTAGACTTCGGGTTCCGGTGAAGGCCCAGATTGGACTTGTCGGATCGGTGTTGAAGAAGTGTCCTGGGCTTGTTAAGCTTTCTGTTACAATGGAAAGGTTGGTTCTTTCAAAAAATGGAACGGCGGGTCGGATCTAGGGTTTGTCAGTCGGATCTAGGAATAATAATATAAAAGGACTAAACTTTTTTCTATTTAACAAATGAAGTTTCATTGAACAATGAAAATAATACTAACAAAATTAGAAAAAAACTGTAATTTGTTTAACATTTGACAATTTGCAATGTGTCAAATGAGATTGCTGTATCATTACTTATAATCTTGAATTCAGAATTATTGTCAGTGTGTAtaacttaaatttttttaaaatttgtaatAAGTTCAGAATGCAAGGTTTGTGTGGTACTAGGTTAGATTTTAGTTAAATGATGTTGTGTGGTAAGTAGTGATTGAATGTACGTTTGATTGATTATTGCTGATGGCCTTTATTTAACAGTGATATTGATGCTACCATGCTGGCCTGCATTGCATTTTCCTGCCCGAAATTGTATTCAATAGAGATCTTCACATCTGGTACCTCAGTCAATCGGATCACGGGGTATGCTACTATGCTTTTGTTCTCTAATTTGCATATCTTGATACTTACATGTTGTATGTATGCTACATATGttttttcttcttgttcttctgcAGATAACACATTGGTGGTTTTTCAGTTGATCTTGTTTTCCTTTGCTATAAGTCTTGTTAGTAATACCCTTTGTTTTTGCCAATGGACATGTTTCTTGCGTAGTTAATCCCATTCAATTGCAATATATTGAGTTCAATGAACTCGGGTTTGGGAGGGAAGGGATATGCTAGGTTAAAAAACCTGTCTGTAAATCATAGTTGCAGCAATCTTGGGAATTGATGCCATGAATTATTTATAAATGCCTTTTCTGCATGGTCACTTATTTGGTACCCCAATTGGAATGTTTGTTATTTTGTGATAACTAATCATCTAGTTAAAGTCATCTAGCTGCATAGTGGGAGTGGCCTATTCTAATATTCGGTAATATAGGTTCATGCAATATATAGTTGCTAAGGGGATGCAATCTCTATATATTTTATGAAAGCCATGCCATCTAATGCAGGGATGAGTTGGGTCGTTTTGTTGCTGACAAAAGATGTCTTACTAATCTCAAGATGGAAGGCTGCTCTAATCTTGGGGGTTTTACTCTTTGTTCAACCAGTCTCTCCACTCTTTGGCTTTCAGATCTCTATTGTCACTCTAAGATGGTAAATAGTGTATGATGTTATGGTACTAATTCTGGCTGCAAACATATGCGTGATGTGTGTTCACCTCTATAGGTCTTTAACTGCCCCAACTTGAAGGAAATTTCCCTGGATTTTTCTCGGCAAGAAAATGATACCACTGATCTAACTCTCATGGTGGATGGTCTTGGAAGGAGCTGTCCTAGACTCCAGAGCATTCACATTGCTTCCATCCGGCTTACAAATGCTGCCGTGCTTGCTTTAACAGCAGCAAATTTAAGGTTTGCAATGTTCATCCACTTGGATCTCTTATTAAATTCTTTCCTGAAAGGCACCTTGATTTTCCCTTGATAAAGCTTGTTAATAATTGTTTTACTACCTTGCACATCAGGGGGTTACAAATGCTTTCTCTTGTACTGGGGTCAGAAGTAACTGATGTATCTGTTGCAGCTATTGCTTCAAGCTACTCAAGCCTAGAGTTGCTTGATTTAAGTGGGTAAGTTTTACTTCCCAGAGCTATTTTCGTGGTTCCTCCACTCTGTGGGTGATAACTATAATTGAATGTTGGGTAATCGATACACTGGTTGAGTTTCCCTTTTGGTTATTTGCTTCCTGATATGTCTGAAGATTCACAAAAAATAGTCAGCCCTTAAATAAAACAAACCTGAGCTTAAGTTGATATACTGAAAGCTGTATCACTGACCAACATAGTGGTTGCAATTGAACCATAGTTGATGGTTGACTAGGATATTAATTTGCTTTTGTGGATCTAggcaacaacaacatatccagtATATTCTCACAAGTTGTGTccggggagggtagtatgtatgtAGATCTTACCTCTACTTTGTGCAGGTAGAAAGGTTGTTTCCGATTGACCTTCGACTCAGGTAAGCACAACATCAGCAGTAAAGAAATGCAATATAAAAAATGAACAAGTCAGGAAAAGGAAACATAAGCAATAGGATCTAGGTAAGATAGTCTAATGTGAAATTTGGATATCGTCTTAAAGTATACCTTCATTAGACATGATTATTGGTCTTATATTGcatttgtttctttttatttttttggaagcAGCTAATTTAATTGAATGAaacttgaggattgtattttctATTGCTTTTTGTGTTGTTGCAGGTCTAGCATTAGTGATAGTGGCATTGGAATGATATGCAATGTATTCCCAGAGACATTGTCTAAACTTCTCATTGCTGTTTGTCCAAATATCACTTCAAGTAATATTCAGATCTGCTTCCTTGATTATCCAACTCAGCAACCTGTTGCATGTTCACTAATTTGTTTGGAATTTGTGTTGGATTCTTTTAGGTGGCATTCAATTTGCTGCAGCTCAGTTGCCTAATCTAGAGCTAATGGACTGCGGTATGACCATTTGTGATCCGGATCTAGACAGTACAACTCAGGAAAATAATGATCTCCAGTTACAAAGAACTCCAAACAGTAAAATGCACCTTATATATCAAAAACTAATTATTAAACATACCCGCTTGAAGAAATTCAGCTTATGGGGTTGCTCTGGATTAGATGTGAGATTCTTCAGTCAATAGCATCTAAGCTTTCCTTGTTGCCTTGCTGCTTGAGCTGACTGAAATTTTCATGCAGGCATTATATCTGAATTGTCCAGAACTTAAAGATTTGAACCTGAACTCTTGTATAAATCTGAATCCAGGTCTGTTTTTTGATGTTCCTCTCGAGCCTTTGAGCTTACGGAAAATATAGCATTTTCGCTAGAATTGACTTTTAACATTTTTACCTTGCCTTACAGAAAGATTGTTACTCCAGTGCCCCAATCTGGAAAGTGTTCATGCATTAGGTTGCCAGGACATGCTGGTTGAAACCCTTCAGAATCAGGTAAACTAGCGGATATTTCCCACACTCTGAACTTCATCTTAATCTGCTTTATCCCCCTGGATGTGTGTTAACAAAAGACAAAGAGGTCAGGGAAAGATAGTCTATTAAGTCTCAAATTGGTATTTAATGAAAGCTGTTGAAATACAATAAGTTCCCAACAGAATTACAGTAAAATCTGAAAGAGAAACTTCCTGATAAACAGGAATTACTCAACCAACAGAATACATCCCTAAAGACTAGGTATCCACAAGACTACAactgattaaaaaaaaaacatgcCTAAAGACTAGGTATTCACAAGACCACAACTGAAAATCACAAGACTAGGTAAGTCCACAACTGAAGAATATCTAAAGTATCATCtgtaattcaaaaaataaaataaaataaaaaataattagctGCTTCATTATCATGCCAACTCAGCATCTTGCATCAGCTTCATCAAATAGCTCTTGATTATATTGCAGCAGCCTTCTTTACCAGTATGCCATTTGAACGTGGTCACATTCTTGATGTTATTTTCTTTGAGTTGACATGCTTATAAGGCCGGTCATGCCATTGGCAGAGCAATTTTACACTTTTCTCTTTGGCAAGTCAGTTCATGTCTTATGATTTTGTCTGACTCTTGCTGTATAGTATAGCAAGAGAACCTCTTTGGTGTTCTCTTCGAGATATACCTAAATTACTATGTTTCCCTTGTTATCTTTTCATGTCTATTGAAAATTTGAATGAAAAAATCCGGCGAAACTGAAACGTTTGCATGAAAGTAGTGATCTAAAAATTTCCAGGGAAGTTAACAAATTTGTATGATAAGGATCGCTCAAGTGCCCACTTTGGTTTTATTTCTAGTATGCGTTTATCTAACTCCGATTCTCCTTTTTGTTACATGTAGGTTTCCAAGGATTTTTTAACTGCAGAAGATCATTTTCATTGCAAACGTCTTCCTGATGGCTCGAAAAGGATCAGGGTTCCACATTTATTTAGTCCACAGGTAATACTAAGAATTGACTTACTGCAAGCTATGTTCCTCATTTCATATCTTATTTATCCGAATGGAACTAAAGACATCTGTTTAGTACTGTTCCCATTTCTATTCTAGTGAAATAATGGATAGAAGATTATTTCTCTTTTCAATATGTATCAAAGAGAGTGACATGGTTTACTTATTTTGCAGCCAATTGACGACAAGAGAAATAGGATTTCGAAGCGCCGCCGCTGCACTGTGCTTGTAAGTTAGTCTGCAGTGCCTGTTTTCTGCTGCCATTGTTAGTTTATCCCAGCTTGTTGTAACAAGAGAAACAAGAGAAACTGCTCATTGTATTCCCTTTCTCAATAAAAACAAGTAACTCTATGAAACTTGTGATAAAAAGACGTTGCATATTGCGAAAACAAAAAACCAAAGTTTCCCCCCTCAATAAATCCATTGTTTGGTATCGTTTTGATATGGCAAAGGTGGTACTACTTTAGACTATTTTGTATTTAAACGTAAagtgattttcttttcttctttttctttttggagtTCGAGTAAAATTAGTCGAAAAATTAGCTTATAATTTAATGTCCAATAATTTTTAATCTTTGAAGGGTCTCTCAGCAATAATGATGTGCATTCAGTTGCTTCAAATCATTAACAGATTTTTCTATATATCTATACTTTAGATAAA
It includes:
- the LOC104106049 gene encoding F-box/LRR-repeat protein 17-like, yielding MQGRQHHPHTATPIADVILPKRGKKRGSYSCGRCGVPKKGHVCSFPKDLNPISNPNPNLTPSHSPNPSPDPESFRLPSPLSVVRPQPPPPPPPPQQRLILPQLRRALSFDDIDVTDTCKSDDEEEEFFSDQDNESELIGSGSGKLPGYCLWEVFKRLPPPALLAAARVCKGWRDTSRKVWKSAEELRLRVPVKAQIGLVGSVLKKCPGLVKLSVTMESDIDATMLACIAFSCPKLYSIEIFTSGTSVNRITGDELGRFVADKRCLTNLKMEGCSNLGGFTLCSTSLSTLWLSDLYCHSKMVFNCPNLKEISLDFSRQENDTTDLTLMVDGLGRSCPRLQSIHIASIRLTNAAVLALTAANLRGLQMLSLVLGSEVTDVSVAAIASSYSSLELLDLSGSSISDSGIGMICNVFPETLSKLLIAVCPNITSSGIQFAAAQLPNLELMDCGMTICDPDLDSTTQENNDLQLQRTPNSKMHLIYQKLIIKHTRLKKFSLWGCSGLDALYLNCPELKDLNLNSCINLNPERLLLQCPNLESVHALGCQDMLVETLQNQVSKDFLTAEDHFHCKRLPDGSKRIRVPHLFSPQPIDDKRNRISKRRRCTVLVS